A part of Myxococcus landrumus genomic DNA contains:
- a CDS encoding TolC family protein produces MNALLLALLLSHLGPRPEVLLAQAGPRAPVRQRVSGVAMPAARARAKPTVRKVKATQAPPTPDASPDASAKPQGIPPEGAEDQAPPEPPTPEVSDPLLTPVPPAPIQMRSWDEALELVRQRSTDLSTARAQVESAGGQARVALAGLLPSLNGTVLTQLNILDTDNTSLFFGGGSGGGGGLGGGTTGFQTTDQPLPGEANVKTPTKPPVAGLLTASMALFNYQAITTLRTAREGQRTATLSLAETRRQLSLALARALVAVAAQERLAEVNRVNLRSALERLALAQRRLELGAGTRLDVVRVQQDTETARALVVVGDEDLRKAREALGLALGTPEAVGLAPGVKVESLMERAQKDCHPLENLEGRSDLAAARSRITVAERQISSVKAQYVPSISLSSTTVALTVKEDAVNVPFWNIGATLSLPFWDGGVREGLLRQSRAQATTARQQSLSLERSATIEVVQARRGVKVAQDSRDISSREQKLAEENDRLTRRSFEVGTGTSLELIQTAAALRQAELALVVREFQLERAKVEAFLAEAACDW; encoded by the coding sequence ATGAACGCCCTGTTGCTCGCCCTCCTGCTCTCGCACCTCGGCCCCCGGCCGGAGGTGCTGCTCGCCCAGGCCGGGCCGCGCGCCCCTGTGCGGCAGCGGGTCTCCGGCGTCGCGATGCCCGCGGCTCGAGCCCGCGCGAAGCCCACCGTGCGCAAGGTGAAGGCCACCCAGGCCCCACCCACACCCGACGCCTCGCCGGATGCCAGCGCGAAGCCCCAGGGCATTCCCCCGGAGGGCGCCGAGGACCAGGCCCCGCCCGAGCCTCCCACGCCGGAGGTCTCCGACCCGCTGCTGACGCCCGTGCCTCCCGCGCCCATCCAGATGCGCTCCTGGGATGAGGCCCTGGAGCTGGTGCGCCAGCGCTCCACGGACCTGAGCACGGCGCGGGCGCAGGTGGAGTCCGCTGGGGGACAGGCGCGCGTCGCGCTGGCGGGGCTCCTGCCCAGCCTCAACGGCACCGTGCTCACGCAGCTGAACATCCTGGACACCGACAACACGTCGCTCTTCTTCGGAGGAGGCAGCGGCGGCGGCGGGGGCCTCGGCGGTGGGACGACGGGCTTCCAGACCACGGACCAGCCCCTGCCCGGTGAGGCGAACGTCAAGACACCCACCAAGCCGCCCGTCGCGGGACTGCTCACGGCCTCGATGGCGCTCTTCAACTACCAGGCCATCACGACGCTGCGCACGGCGCGCGAGGGCCAGCGCACCGCGACCCTGTCCCTGGCGGAGACGCGCCGACAACTGAGCCTCGCGCTCGCCCGCGCCCTGGTCGCCGTGGCCGCGCAGGAGCGACTGGCCGAGGTCAACCGCGTGAACCTGCGCTCGGCGCTGGAGCGGCTCGCCCTCGCGCAGCGGCGGTTGGAATTGGGCGCGGGCACGCGGCTGGACGTGGTGCGCGTGCAGCAGGACACGGAGACGGCGCGCGCGTTGGTCGTCGTGGGCGACGAGGACCTGCGCAAGGCGCGCGAGGCCCTGGGGCTGGCGCTGGGCACCCCCGAAGCAGTGGGGCTGGCGCCCGGGGTGAAGGTGGAGTCGCTGATGGAGCGGGCGCAGAAGGACTGTCACCCGCTGGAGAACCTGGAGGGCCGCTCGGACCTGGCCGCGGCGCGCTCTCGCATCACCGTGGCCGAGCGGCAAATCTCGTCGGTGAAGGCGCAGTACGTGCCTTCGATTTCGCTGAGCAGCACCACCGTGGCCCTCACGGTGAAGGAGGACGCGGTGAACGTGCCCTTCTGGAACATCGGCGCCACGCTGAGCCTGCCCTTCTGGGACGGCGGCGTGCGCGAGGGCCTGCTGAGGCAATCCCGCGCGCAGGCGACCACCGCGCGGCAGCAATCGCTGTCACTGGAGCGCTCGGCCACCATCGAGGTGGTGCAGGCGCGGCGTGGCGTGAAGGTGGCGCAGGACTCGCGCGACATCTCCTCGCGAGAGCAGAAGCTGGCCGAGGAGAACGACCGGCTGACCCGGCGCAGCTTCGAGGTGGGCACGGGCACCAGCCTGGAGCTCATCCAGACCGCGGCGGCGCTGCGGCAGGCGGAGCTGGCGTTGGTGGTGCGGGAGTTTCAGCTCGAGCGGGCCAAGGTCGAGGCATTCCTGGCGGAGGCGGCATGCGACTGGTGA
- a CDS encoding HEAT repeat domain-containing protein, whose translation MRPVRPALLALVFFALLGTAAGVTFALRGKSDEPPPVATAPAPKATPTPAKQTVSSLRAAQVGAKACGECHEDQHAGWSKDWHARALSPATPEFVVGDYGQDTHFKGDSSEAWMRREADTHFMRTKGADGQLAEFPVRWVVGGKRMQDPVTVLSDGRWQVLPVYFHVTGKGEWVDYSEAKQGALTPEHPFFWANFRRSAQHACLDCHVTGLDARYDRDTRTWSTSFTDAGVACESCHGPGAKHADTQAPQDIIQPAKLSAELGFAVCAQCHGPRRPLFPILDGAHRFQPGQRYEDFYQPIVLFVGTERSGDYFTDGRPSTSSFEYQALIQSRCHTQGGATCLTCHTAPHDPQAPNELHLPQKPSATVSAGSATCQQCHADLFAAGSRHTRHSAREAQDCVACHMPPVVSGVLDKFADHAMDVPAPQNTPRHGIPNACNTCHTKQTPEAMTKALVKWWPKAAKRQERRLRLAEAFDEKTASTARPALEAVLADTQEVPSLRGAAARLLAQRHKQEAVTALHTALKGAQDSRLRLDLIESLGLAGGGKDASEDLAALLQDSSTWVRQASALTLASLGDARGVSALEQLASRPETSALVQPHILLAQLAVRRKDLATAAREYERALDLQPYNVDALIRLADIYVVQGNVQQGQERLSEALRFDPQSRAARQRLSMLKQGR comes from the coding sequence ATGCGCCCCGTCCGCCCTGCCCTGCTCGCCCTGGTCTTCTTCGCACTGCTTGGCACGGCCGCGGGAGTCACGTTCGCGCTGCGCGGAAAGAGCGACGAGCCACCGCCCGTGGCCACCGCTCCAGCCCCCAAGGCAACACCGACGCCCGCGAAGCAGACCGTCTCTTCGCTGCGCGCCGCCCAGGTCGGAGCCAAGGCCTGCGGCGAGTGCCACGAAGACCAGCACGCTGGCTGGAGCAAGGACTGGCACGCGCGCGCCTTGTCTCCCGCGACGCCCGAGTTCGTGGTGGGCGACTACGGCCAGGACACCCACTTCAAGGGAGACTCCAGCGAGGCGTGGATGCGTCGCGAGGCAGACACCCACTTCATGCGCACCAAGGGCGCGGACGGGCAGCTCGCGGAGTTCCCGGTGCGGTGGGTGGTGGGCGGCAAGCGGATGCAGGACCCCGTCACCGTGTTGTCCGACGGCCGCTGGCAGGTGCTGCCCGTCTACTTCCACGTCACCGGCAAGGGCGAGTGGGTGGACTACTCGGAGGCGAAGCAGGGCGCGCTCACGCCGGAGCATCCCTTCTTCTGGGCCAACTTCCGCCGCAGCGCCCAGCACGCGTGCCTGGACTGCCACGTCACCGGACTCGACGCGCGCTATGACCGCGACACGCGCACGTGGTCCACAAGCTTCACCGACGCGGGCGTCGCGTGCGAGAGCTGCCACGGCCCCGGCGCGAAGCACGCGGACACGCAGGCCCCCCAGGACATCATCCAGCCCGCGAAGCTGTCCGCGGAGCTGGGCTTCGCGGTGTGCGCGCAGTGCCATGGCCCGCGCCGTCCACTCTTCCCCATCCTGGATGGCGCGCATCGCTTCCAGCCGGGCCAGCGCTACGAGGACTTCTACCAACCCATCGTCCTCTTCGTCGGCACCGAGCGCTCCGGCGACTACTTCACCGACGGCCGCCCCAGCACCTCCAGCTTCGAGTACCAGGCCCTCATCCAGTCCCGCTGCCACACGCAGGGCGGCGCCACCTGCCTCACCTGTCACACCGCGCCGCACGACCCGCAGGCGCCCAACGAGCTGCACCTTCCCCAGAAGCCCTCCGCCACCGTCTCCGCGGGCTCGGCCACGTGCCAGCAATGCCACGCGGACCTCTTCGCCGCGGGCTCGCGCCACACGCGCCACAGCGCGCGCGAGGCGCAGGACTGCGTGGCCTGCCACATGCCGCCCGTCGTCTCCGGTGTGCTGGACAAGTTCGCGGACCACGCGATGGACGTGCCCGCGCCCCAGAACACCCCGCGCCACGGCATCCCCAATGCCTGCAACACCTGCCACACGAAGCAGACGCCGGAGGCCATGACGAAGGCCCTGGTGAAGTGGTGGCCCAAGGCCGCGAAGCGGCAGGAGCGCAGGCTGCGCCTGGCGGAGGCCTTCGACGAGAAGACGGCGAGCACCGCCCGCCCCGCGCTGGAGGCCGTGCTCGCGGACACCCAGGAGGTGCCGTCGCTGCGCGGCGCCGCGGCGAGGCTGCTCGCCCAGCGCCACAAGCAGGAGGCGGTGACGGCGCTGCACACCGCGCTGAAGGGGGCACAAGACAGCCGGCTGCGCCTGGACCTCATCGAGTCGCTGGGCCTGGCGGGCGGAGGCAAGGACGCCAGCGAGGACCTGGCGGCGCTGCTCCAGGACAGCTCCACGTGGGTGCGACAGGCGTCCGCGCTGACGCTCGCGAGCCTGGGGGATGCGCGAGGTGTCTCGGCCCTGGAGCAGCTCGCCTCGCGGCCGGAGACGTCGGCGCTGGTCCAGCCGCACATCCTGCTGGCGCAGCTCGCCGTGCGCCGCAAGGACCTGGCCACCGCGGCACGCGAGTACGAGCGCGCGTTGGACCTCCAACCCTACAACGTCGATGCCCTCATCCGACTGGCCGACATCTACGTCGTCCAGGGGAACGTGCAGCAGGGCCAGGAGCGGCTGTCGGAAGCGCTGCGTTTCGACCCGCAGAGCCGCGCGGCCCGCCAGCGTCTGTCCATGCTCAAACAGGGCCGCTGA
- a CDS encoding AAA family ATPase, whose protein sequence is MLKLQWLQVHHFRTVKPGTRLSFSPSFNVLVGFNGTGKTLLLDLVAAVASSDFTSLAEEPLDLEYALAADTGRITVRVRNVPGTGLSMDIVVAPRDMAWPLVIRREGLQVTVSRQDDASLVVQERIAPEVAGRLWLVLMSGGIAWVEKTGEGTATVEPLLAMAREVSALAGLSRFDEGLTYFEQLYQVELRLSRRAEGVLATGTGLASEALLDGLRRLAASQWGGSRYVVPSDSVPFLRDTARLLGFSAAEASLVPVEAPLEGKYEALTLGGLELDFVGSDGTRVSARHLGHGQKRVLALQHYLSRARAVVVADEVAHSLHPRLVRATLEPLGARQSFLTSQSPVLLDLLTFTSAEHVRESLVWCRRDEGSGVLIWEDPSPEAAERLFAASTATPGQLGALLQAQGLW, encoded by the coding sequence ATGCTCAAGCTCCAGTGGCTCCAGGTTCACCACTTCCGCACCGTGAAGCCCGGGACGCGGCTGTCCTTCAGCCCGTCCTTCAACGTCCTCGTCGGCTTCAACGGCACGGGGAAGACGCTGCTGTTGGACCTGGTCGCCGCGGTGGCCAGCTCCGACTTCACGTCGCTGGCCGAGGAGCCGTTGGATTTGGAGTACGCGCTGGCCGCGGACACCGGACGCATCACCGTGCGGGTTCGCAACGTGCCGGGCACCGGGCTCTCCATGGACATCGTCGTCGCGCCGCGCGACATGGCCTGGCCCCTGGTCATCCGGCGCGAGGGACTCCAGGTCACCGTCTCACGCCAGGATGATGCGTCGCTGGTGGTGCAGGAGCGCATCGCCCCGGAGGTCGCCGGCCGGCTGTGGCTGGTGCTCATGTCGGGTGGCATCGCCTGGGTGGAGAAGACGGGCGAGGGCACCGCCACCGTCGAGCCGCTCCTCGCCATGGCCCGCGAGGTGTCCGCGCTGGCCGGGCTGAGCCGCTTCGACGAGGGCCTGACGTACTTCGAGCAGCTCTATCAAGTGGAGCTGCGGCTCTCTCGGCGCGCGGAGGGCGTGCTCGCCACGGGCACGGGGCTGGCCTCGGAGGCGCTGCTGGACGGACTGCGCCGGCTGGCGGCCTCTCAGTGGGGCGGCTCGCGCTATGTCGTCCCGTCCGACTCCGTCCCCTTCCTGCGGGACACCGCGCGGCTGTTGGGCTTCAGCGCGGCGGAGGCCAGCCTGGTCCCCGTGGAGGCGCCGCTCGAGGGGAAGTACGAGGCGCTGACGCTGGGGGGGCTGGAGCTGGACTTCGTGGGCTCGGATGGGACGCGGGTCTCCGCGCGCCACCTGGGCCACGGGCAGAAGCGCGTGCTCGCGCTCCAGCACTACCTGTCGCGGGCTCGCGCGGTGGTCGTCGCCGACGAGGTGGCGCACTCACTGCATCCCCGGCTGGTGCGGGCCACCCTGGAGCCGCTGGGGGCGCGGCAGAGCTTCCTCACCAGCCAGAGCCCCGTGCTGTTGGACCTGCTCACCTTCACGTCCGCCGAGCACGTGCGCGAGAGCCTGGTGTGGTGCAGGCGCGATGAAGGCTCGGGAGTCCTCATCTGGGAGGACCCCTCCCCCGAGGCCGCCGAGCGCCTGTTCGCCGCCAGCACCGCGACGCCCGGGCAGTTGGGCGCGCTGCTCCAAGCGCAAGGGCTCTGGTAA
- a CDS encoding alpha/beta fold hydrolase, protein MPMLSVNGTELHYEDSEGPGEPILFSHGLLWSSRLFDPQVDALRGRYRCIAYDHRGQGRSAVPDVNSIDMETLYLDTVGLIEKLGARPCHFVGLSMGGFIGMRIAARRPELLRSLCLLETSPDPEPVLNVPRYTLLNFIARLAGLRPVVDPVMRIMFGRTFLTDPNRAEERALWRARLLENRRDIWRAVNGVIRRNTVAHEVPNIRVPTLVVVGEEDVATVPEKAERLHHLIPGSRLVRLPRAGHSSSVEEPALVNAALGSFLESLSHTPVSPRAGFG, encoded by the coding sequence ATGCCGATGTTGTCCGTGAATGGTACCGAGCTGCACTACGAGGACTCCGAAGGCCCGGGCGAGCCCATCCTCTTCAGCCATGGCCTGTTGTGGAGTTCGCGACTGTTCGACCCGCAGGTGGACGCGCTGAGAGGCCGTTACCGGTGCATCGCGTATGACCACCGGGGGCAGGGACGCAGCGCGGTGCCCGACGTGAACTCCATCGACATGGAGACGCTGTACCTGGACACGGTGGGGTTGATTGAGAAGCTCGGCGCCCGGCCGTGCCACTTCGTCGGCCTGTCCATGGGCGGCTTCATCGGGATGCGCATCGCGGCGCGGCGGCCGGAGCTCTTGCGCTCGCTCTGCCTGCTGGAGACGTCCCCGGACCCGGAGCCTGTCCTCAACGTGCCGCGCTACACCTTGCTCAACTTCATCGCGCGGCTGGCCGGACTGCGGCCGGTGGTGGACCCGGTGATGCGCATCATGTTCGGGCGCACGTTCCTCACGGACCCGAACCGCGCGGAGGAGCGGGCGCTCTGGCGGGCGCGCCTGCTGGAGAACCGCCGGGACATCTGGCGCGCCGTCAACGGTGTCATCCGCCGCAACACCGTGGCGCATGAAGTGCCGAACATCCGCGTGCCCACGCTCGTCGTCGTGGGCGAGGAGGACGTGGCCACCGTCCCCGAGAAGGCGGAGCGGCTCCACCACCTCATCCCGGGCTCGCGACTGGTGCGGCTGCCTCGCGCGGGACACTCGTCGTCGGTGGAGGAGCCCGCGCTCGTCAACGCCGCGCTGGGCTCCTTCCTGGAGTCGCTGAGCCACACGCCCGTGTCCCCTCGGGCGGGGTTCGGATGA
- a CDS encoding serine hydrolase domain-containing protein: protein MRLPHPLLLLALVALWVLPGSSASAQTPRGSRASRHSRVDALFAPWSGKATPGCAVSVARNGVQDYVRGHGLANLEDGLPITPKSVFHMASVTKQFVAFSIGLLAREGKLSLDDDVHKHVPELPDFGKTVTVAHLMHHLSGLREQGQLLSLAGWRGDDMTVEADNLEVLTRQRGVNFEPGSEVLYTNAAYTLLAVIVRRVSGQSLRAFTDERFFKPLGMSDTQFQDGPHAVIPRRAIGYSPQEGGWRISMPHSDGSSSLLSTVGDMLKWQQNLLDGRVGGPELVSMMQTSGKLNDGTVTGYGGGLRLMEHRGLRTVGHDGMMGGFRTETVLFPEQRVAIAVLCNSGSIPSSELVWKVAEVYLGDLMRDTMPPAVALPEAELAALAGNYWSPLTDEVVRLEVKGGALREVGGAKDFVHIGEGAFRPGESPHVWRFVAPKPGAPRELRIRDAWPTTRDFIRIVAPLPTRADLMAFVGQYRNEEVDMTYAVRLVDGKLALSWPRRGEVLLEPVGGDRFVGSPGAVSFTRAATGGVDGVLVSSRRLRRFRAERMGQDARLARP from the coding sequence ATGCGACTTCCCCATCCCCTCCTTCTGCTGGCCCTCGTCGCTCTGTGGGTCCTTCCAGGAAGCAGCGCCAGTGCCCAGACGCCGCGCGGCTCACGGGCCTCGCGTCACTCCCGCGTTGACGCCCTCTTCGCGCCCTGGAGTGGCAAGGCCACGCCCGGCTGCGCGGTGAGTGTCGCGCGCAACGGCGTGCAGGACTACGTGCGGGGCCATGGCCTGGCGAACCTGGAGGACGGCCTCCCCATCACGCCGAAGTCCGTCTTCCACATGGCCTCCGTCACCAAGCAGTTCGTCGCGTTCTCCATCGGGCTGTTGGCGCGGGAGGGCAAGCTGTCGCTGGACGACGACGTCCACAAGCACGTGCCGGAGCTGCCCGACTTCGGAAAGACCGTCACCGTCGCGCACTTGATGCACCACCTCAGTGGATTGCGCGAGCAGGGCCAGTTGCTGAGCCTGGCGGGCTGGCGCGGCGACGACATGACCGTCGAGGCGGACAACCTTGAAGTCCTGACGCGGCAGCGCGGTGTGAACTTCGAGCCGGGCTCGGAGGTCCTGTACACCAATGCGGCGTACACGCTGCTGGCCGTCATCGTGCGGCGCGTGTCCGGCCAGTCGCTGCGGGCGTTCACCGACGAGCGGTTCTTCAAGCCACTCGGAATGAGCGACACCCAGTTCCAGGATGGCCCCCACGCGGTCATTCCCCGTCGCGCCATCGGCTACTCACCCCAGGAGGGTGGCTGGCGAATCAGCATGCCTCACTCGGATGGGTCCTCCAGCCTGCTCAGCACGGTGGGGGACATGCTGAAGTGGCAGCAGAACCTGCTCGATGGGCGCGTCGGCGGGCCCGAGCTGGTCTCGATGATGCAGACGTCCGGCAAGCTGAACGATGGCACCGTGACGGGCTATGGCGGGGGCTTGCGGCTGATGGAGCATCGCGGCCTGCGCACGGTGGGACACGACGGAATGATGGGCGGGTTCCGAACGGAGACCGTGCTCTTTCCGGAGCAGCGGGTGGCCATCGCCGTGCTGTGCAACAGCGGCTCGATTCCCTCTTCGGAACTCGTGTGGAAGGTGGCCGAGGTGTACCTGGGGGACCTCATGAGGGACACGATGCCTCCCGCCGTTGCGTTGCCCGAGGCGGAGCTGGCCGCGCTCGCTGGCAACTACTGGAGTCCCTTGACGGACGAAGTCGTCCGGCTGGAGGTCAAGGGCGGAGCGCTGCGCGAGGTCGGTGGGGCCAAGGACTTCGTCCACATCGGAGAGGGCGCGTTCCGCCCGGGTGAGTCGCCCCATGTCTGGCGCTTCGTGGCGCCGAAGCCTGGGGCTCCGCGCGAGCTGCGCATCCGGGATGCCTGGCCCACGACCCGGGACTTCATCCGGATTGTCGCGCCGCTGCCCACGAGAGCGGACTTGATGGCGTTCGTCGGCCAGTACCGCAACGAGGAGGTCGACATGACCTATGCGGTGCGCCTCGTGGACGGCAAGCTGGCCTTGAGCTGGCCTCGTCGGGGCGAGGTCCTGCTGGAGCCCGTGGGGGGGGACCGGTTCGTCGGCTCGCCCGGCGCGGTGAGCTTCACGCGGGCGGCCACCGGAGGTGTCGATGGGGTGCTGGTGAGCAGCCGCCGCCTGCGTCGGTTCCGCGCGGAGCGGATGGGCCAGGACGCCCGTCTCGCTAGGCCTTGA
- a CDS encoding HEAT repeat domain-containing protein, which produces MAELRKLAPGMSALTEVINDRDELAKGARIFDDKHITHLSRFENRLFADALGSGATPYKVSLVFGEGREVKGRCSCMAARSRPFCKHAAALLVAWSRAPESFVTADAPPAGAGGPAKKSVKKGKTETADLMKAGVAQVSTLVRELGLSGVMSLSEDRASQVRALGETLRANGLRRLAASTVEVANLLEKAAERTGEFEPPAFTDLVADMLLTTRKVEKHLGGEALEDRYVEELIGKTWTKKDRAPVEGLTLMEYAFSARVTPDNFIVRESRFVELVSGKHYAEKQILPAFLKSVEPKRSHSGEVLEKAQGGQYPGFAPFRLDLDAELKRHPLDDAALVQLVEKSLPDVGAALSAFQEHRKDVFAPERLPVALRVQTLLASGKRSQLVDAKGQGLFLPSDDSLDESISAALEGATLKVVLGDMALEAALPTLFPLAMVVETAEGLRLRGLSRLEMEETSRRGRRRTVATAASSSSRTGWADAARDAGASRAAIALAEVRDELADKFSQGLSAVSPRAVEPLVARLKELGLEKPAVLLATLAQRPDVAERLDDFIKVYQVLGIALVRLAGSVQVEGEALTPVATHPSIHVRIPPQPLTPAEVLQKRVQGELTRHEATAHVSRYYETLEDSALLESLYPAWSDGMASGFIAKAVARRPREQVLEVVKQALSEHHSRMVRRTAIQVLGQLGGRDARVLLDGLTRKGHDAGLRLFARETLNDVQAREKGPEAVAALSREREERIRPFVHQALTEPARDARMGAVNELEALGLTQAWPALRQVFYGDPAYEVRHRAAMALAWLGDSEMLDRYLQRVESRGDTDAKASIYALGVLGDMRGAQALLRAFVDGWKSTLVAESLRAFGLAMLEPAVHLAETRPEAVEREGLRALFRTWPREALTKVLLAHVEAAREKPERLELFSTYLKLAGENTHGAGKVVAAALLDIPDAAKDKQLVRVAKKLLGIKA; this is translated from the coding sequence ATGGCTGAGTTGCGAAAGCTGGCCCCGGGCATGAGCGCCCTGACGGAAGTCATCAACGACCGCGACGAGCTGGCCAAGGGCGCGCGCATCTTCGACGACAAGCACATCACCCACCTGTCGCGCTTCGAGAACCGGCTGTTCGCGGACGCGCTCGGCTCCGGGGCGACGCCCTACAAAGTTTCCCTGGTGTTCGGAGAGGGCCGCGAGGTGAAGGGGCGGTGCTCGTGCATGGCGGCGCGCTCGCGCCCCTTCTGCAAGCACGCGGCGGCGCTGCTGGTGGCGTGGTCTCGCGCGCCGGAGTCCTTCGTCACCGCCGACGCGCCTCCGGCGGGCGCGGGAGGCCCCGCGAAGAAGAGCGTGAAGAAGGGCAAGACGGAGACCGCGGACCTGATGAAGGCGGGCGTGGCCCAGGTCTCCACGCTGGTGCGGGAGCTGGGGTTGTCGGGTGTGATGTCCCTCTCCGAGGACCGCGCCAGCCAGGTCCGCGCCCTGGGAGAGACGCTGCGCGCCAACGGGCTGCGCAGGCTCGCGGCCAGCACGGTGGAGGTGGCGAACCTCCTGGAGAAGGCCGCCGAGCGCACCGGTGAGTTCGAGCCCCCCGCCTTCACCGACCTGGTGGCGGACATGCTGCTCACCACGCGCAAGGTGGAGAAGCACCTGGGCGGCGAGGCGCTCGAGGACCGCTACGTCGAGGAGCTCATCGGCAAGACGTGGACCAAGAAGGACCGCGCCCCCGTCGAGGGGCTGACGCTGATGGAGTATGCGTTCTCCGCGCGCGTCACCCCCGACAACTTCATCGTCCGCGAGAGCCGCTTCGTGGAGCTCGTCTCCGGCAAGCACTACGCGGAGAAGCAGATCCTCCCCGCCTTCCTCAAGAGCGTGGAGCCCAAGCGGAGCCACTCGGGCGAGGTGCTGGAGAAGGCCCAGGGCGGCCAGTATCCGGGCTTCGCGCCCTTCCGCCTGGACCTGGACGCGGAGCTGAAGCGGCATCCCCTGGACGACGCGGCACTGGTCCAACTTGTGGAGAAGTCGCTCCCCGACGTGGGGGCCGCGCTCTCCGCCTTCCAGGAGCACCGCAAGGACGTCTTCGCGCCGGAGCGGCTGCCGGTGGCGCTGCGCGTGCAGACGCTGCTCGCCAGCGGCAAGCGCTCGCAGCTCGTGGACGCGAAGGGCCAGGGATTGTTCCTTCCGTCGGACGACTCGCTCGATGAGTCCATCTCCGCGGCGCTCGAGGGCGCGACGCTCAAGGTGGTGCTGGGGGACATGGCGCTGGAGGCCGCGCTGCCCACGCTGTTCCCCCTGGCGATGGTGGTGGAGACCGCCGAGGGCTTGAGGCTGCGGGGCCTGTCCCGCCTGGAGATGGAGGAGACGTCGCGGCGCGGACGCCGGCGGACGGTGGCCACCGCGGCTTCGTCCTCGTCGCGCACGGGCTGGGCGGACGCGGCCCGCGACGCGGGAGCCTCGCGCGCCGCCATCGCCCTGGCCGAGGTGCGGGACGAGCTGGCGGACAAGTTCTCCCAGGGCCTGTCCGCGGTGTCGCCGCGCGCGGTGGAGCCGCTGGTGGCCCGGCTCAAGGAGCTGGGGTTGGAGAAGCCCGCCGTCCTGCTGGCGACGCTGGCGCAGCGGCCCGACGTGGCGGAGCGGCTGGATGACTTCATCAAGGTGTATCAGGTGCTGGGCATCGCCCTGGTCCGGCTGGCGGGGTCGGTCCAGGTGGAGGGTGAAGCGCTGACGCCCGTGGCCACGCACCCCAGCATCCACGTGCGCATCCCCCCGCAGCCCCTGACTCCCGCCGAGGTCCTCCAGAAGCGGGTGCAGGGGGAGCTGACGCGCCACGAGGCCACCGCGCACGTCTCGCGCTACTACGAGACGCTGGAGGACAGCGCGCTGCTGGAGTCGCTGTATCCCGCGTGGAGCGACGGCATGGCCAGCGGCTTCATCGCGAAGGCCGTGGCCCGCCGTCCGCGAGAGCAGGTGCTGGAGGTGGTGAAGCAGGCCCTGTCCGAGCACCACAGCCGCATGGTGCGGCGCACCGCCATCCAGGTGCTGGGGCAGTTGGGTGGACGCGATGCTCGCGTGCTCCTCGATGGGCTGACGCGCAAGGGACATGACGCGGGCCTGCGCCTCTTCGCGCGCGAGACGCTGAATGACGTGCAGGCGCGGGAGAAGGGCCCGGAGGCCGTGGCGGCACTGAGCCGGGAGCGCGAGGAGCGCATCCGCCCCTTCGTCCATCAGGCCCTGACCGAGCCCGCGCGGGATGCGCGGATGGGCGCGGTGAATGAGCTGGAGGCGCTGGGGCTGACGCAGGCGTGGCCCGCGTTGCGGCAGGTGTTCTACGGAGACCCCGCCTATGAGGTGCGGCACCGCGCGGCCATGGCGCTGGCGTGGCTGGGCGATTCGGAGATGCTGGACCGCTACCTGCAACGCGTGGAGTCGCGCGGCGACACCGATGCGAAGGCGTCCATCTACGCGCTCGGCGTGCTGGGAGACATGCGCGGAGCCCAGGCCCTGCTGAGGGCGTTCGTCGACGGGTGGAAGAGCACCCTCGTGGCCGAGTCCCTGCGCGCCTTCGGGCTGGCCATGCTGGAGCCCGCGGTGCATCTGGCGGAGACCCGCCCGGAAGCCGTGGAGCGCGAGGGCCTGCGCGCGCTGTTCCGGACGTGGCCGCGCGAGGCACTCACGAAGGTGCTGCTCGCCCATGTCGAGGCGGCGCGGGAGAAGCCCGAGCGGCTCGAGCTCTTCTCGACCTATCTCAAGCTCGCGGGCGAGAACACGCACGGGGCCGGGAAGGTCGTGGCGGCGGCGCTGCTCGACATTCCCGACGCGGCCAAGGACAAGCAGCTCGTGCGCGTGGCCAAGAAGCTGCTGGGCATCAAGGCCTAG